Part of the Paenibacillus sp. YPG26 genome, AAGAAACCTTCACCACGATAGAGATGAAAGTAAACTTTTTCAGACCTGTGTGGAACGCCAAAATAAAAGCCCATGCTACGCTGTATAAGCGAGGACAAACCATCGGGTTCATCCAATGCGATATTACTGATGAGAACGGTAAACGCATCGCTCATGCTTCAAGCACTTGCATGACCTTAAGGGGCGATAATGCGCAAGGCAGGTAGGCCCGCAGGTCATGCTCATGAAAACGATCGGTGATGGTTTCAATGTAAGAGTATTTCCATTAAATTCTCGTCAATGGACTGCTCCGTGAGTTCTTTCCTAAGGGACACGACTTTGTCGGAATGGCAAATGCTCCAAGGAGGCGGGACCGGGATGGGTCGTGCTGCAGCTCTAAGGCTCGGCAGGGAAGGCGCCAATGTCATCATCGCGGGTCGACGAACGAAAGAGCTTCAAGAAGTTTATGAAGAAATCGTCTCCCAGGGAGGCAAAGCCCTCGCTGTTCAGACTGACATTGCCGATCCTCGTCAAGTCGAAGCGCTTGTAGACAAGACGCTCGATGTATTTGGTAGTCTGGATATGGCTTGGAACAACGCCGGCATTCTTGGTGCTTTTTCACCTGTGCACAAACTATCCTTTGAGGATTTCGATACTCTAATGTCAGTCAATCTGCCGTAGCATTGGAGGTTGGTCCTAGCAACATTCGAGTTAACAATGTGAGTCCTGGAATGATTGCAACCCCGATGTCCCAGGAGGTCTTATGCGACGAGACTACAGCACGTCCCTTCATCAAGCAAACTCCCTTACAGTGGGTGGGACAACCCGACGACGTAGCGGATGCCGTGCTCTGGCTTCTGTCCGACGATTCTCGTTTTGTTACTGGTCAGAGCATACTTGTAGATGGCGGTTACACGATCGGCGGATTACGCCCGTGACTGAACGAAACCACGGCAAACCGCAACCGAACGATTAATTCCCGGATATGGTTTAGCCGTGTATAGATTAATTTACAACGTGGCTTTTTTACAAGCAGCACTAACTGAATTGTGAAACCCGATGTAACAACTTTAACTTCTAAACCTTCTTGTCTCTGAAGCCTAAACTAAAATTATTGAAGTTGGTGTATTTCAAAAACAGGATATTCTGGACAGAGAGTTTGTTGATGTTATGGCAATGGAGAAACTGTTACTTCTGCTGACAGAAGTAGAGTATAGTAGTTAGAGTAACTCAGAGTATAACAAGGAGGCTGCAGCTATGTCACAGGAGGTTTGGATTAACCTGCCGGTCCAGAATGTGGAGAGGTCAACAGCTTTTTTCAATGAGATTGGATTCAGGGCGGATAGCACAGGTAACGAAAGAGCGAGGCTTGTCGTAGGCGGGACAACGATAATGCTGTTCCCGGTTGCAACGTTTGAGAAATTCACAGGCTCCAGAGCAGCGGATACCTCCCAAAGCGCGGAGGTAATATTCTCTATCGGCGCTGACAGCAGAGAAGAAGTCGATGCCTTTATTCACCGGGTTGAGCTAGCCGGAGGGAGCATCTTCGGCAGGCCGGGTGAAATCGACGGCTGGATGTACGGCGCGGGATTCGCCGACCTGGATGGTCACCGGTGGAACCTGCTGTACATGGATGAGAGCAAGCTGCCGCAGCGGTAGATACAGGAGCACCGGTTACCTGCTTAAGGGTACCGGTGTTTTTTTAGCCGAATTAGAGTAAGTACAGAGAATATGACTACCAGAAATAAGGATGAATAATCTGTCCAGTTACAGAATATTTCTGTCTTAGTGAACCAGTGTATTCTAACATGATTCCCAAGGGGTTATTTGTTACAATAGAATTCGAGTGACATTTCTCACTATAGAGAGGCTTCTTGATGAGAAGCAGGTCATCATATACCGGACATTGGGGGAATTGAAATATGAATGTATCCGAAGCAATTCGAAGCAGAAGAAGTATTGGAAAGGTACGGCAGACTGAGATACCAACCCAGTCCATCGAGCGAATTCTGGAAGCGGGTACATGGGCGCCGAACCACCGCATGACCGAGCCTTGGAAGTTCTTCGTACATAGAGGAGAGGGCAGGGGGCTGCTTGGGAATGCCCTCGCCGAGATTGCGCTGGAGAAGTTCGAAGATCCGGGTTCCCCGGAAGCCCTGAAGGCCGTGGAATCAGCCAGGAACCAGCCGCTCCGTGCGCCTGTCATTATTAGTGTGGCGGTAACGCCTGTGGATAAGGCAGGGGTTATTGAGGTCGAGGAATATGGCGCGGTCTTCGCCGCCATTCAGAACATGCTGCTCGAGATTCACAGCCTGGGTCTGGGCGGCGTGTGGCGAACCGGAGCACCATGCTTCCATTCGAAGATTAATGAGCATTTCGGCCTTCGACCGCAGGATAAGATGCTCGGCTTCATCTATCTTGGAGAGCCGGAGGTATCCGATCTGCAGGGCAAGCGGACTCCTTACCAGGAGAAG contains:
- a CDS encoding nitroreductase — translated: MNVSEAIRSRRSIGKVRQTEIPTQSIERILEAGTWAPNHRMTEPWKFFVHRGEGRGLLGNALAEIALEKFEDPGSPEALKAVESARNQPLRAPVIISVAVTPVDKAGVIEVEEYGAVFAAIQNMLLEIHSLGLGGVWRTGAPCFHSKINEHFGLRPQDKMLGFIYLGEPEVSDLQGKRTPYQEKTVWVDTPEKLEAQE
- a CDS encoding VOC family protein, with translation MSQEVWINLPVQNVERSTAFFNEIGFRADSTGNERARLVVGGTTIMLFPVATFEKFTGSRAADTSQSAEVIFSIGADSREEVDAFIHRVELAGGSIFGRPGEIDGWMYGAGFADLDGHRWNLLYMDESKLPQR